A genome region from Carya illinoinensis cultivar Pawnee chromosome 2, C.illinoinensisPawnee_v1, whole genome shotgun sequence includes the following:
- the LOC122301697 gene encoding uncharacterized protein LOC122301697: protein MERIIWHGTTNSFFPVRSAYHMEKLREVVTQGQASSSNDFKEVWNKIWQLSVTTRDKVCIWRSCLEALPTQSNLFKNKVVNNPLCPICCKRVVRLKKCALPQAPMLLFFESLSKVFNSEDLHEFVVVARKLWWRRNTFVSNKEFTHPNSIVREARILLDMMFKGDPNPQSNSRASQGCSSEAVWKVPSLPWFKINWDWAVDKANEVVIWDCAGQIIATMRQRKQFFPDLLAEAYGALQAVKLGLELGLH, encoded by the coding sequence ATGGAAAGAATCATATGGCATGGAACCACTAATAGCTTCTTTCCAGTAAGAAGTGCATATCACATGgagaaattgagagaggtgGTAACTCAAGGACAAGCCTCTTCCAGCAATGACTTTAAAGAGGTTTGGAACAAAATATGGCAACTTAGTGTCACAACTAGGGATAAAGTTTGCATCTGGAGATCCTGTCTGGAGGCCCTCCCCACTCAATCCAACCTTTTCAAAAATAAGGTGGTGAATAACCCACTATGCCCCATTTGTTGCAAAAGAGTTGTGAGGCTTAAAAAATGTGCTCTACCTCAAGCCCCTATGCTACTATTTTTTGAGTCATTATCTAAAGTGTTCAACTCAGAAGATTTGCATGAGTTTGTGGTGGTAGCAAGGAAATTGTGGTGGAGAAGAAACACCTTTGTTTCTAACAAGGAGTTTACTCATCCTAACTCCATAGTTAGAGAGGCTAGAATTCTTTTAGACATGATGTTTAAGGGGGACCCTAATCCTCAAAGCAACAGCAGAGCCAGTCAAGGTTGCTCCTCAGAGGCTGTTTGGAAGGTCCCTTCATTGCCCTGGTTTAAAATCAATTGGGATTGGGCAGTGGATAAAGCCAATGAAGTTGTCATTTGGGATTGTGCTGGCCAGATCATTGCCACAATGAGACAGAGAAAACAATTCTTCCCTGATTTGTTAGCTGAAGCATATGGAGCACTACAGGCTGTTAAATTGGGGTTGGAACTTGGTCTGCACTAG